In Geothermobacter ehrlichii, a genomic segment contains:
- the ccsA gene encoding cytochrome c biogenesis protein CcsA — protein sequence MISYQIPLLYLALACYLLAGAGYLAAFFGRRRKLAFGARILVVTGWLSQTLCLGLRWQAAGFLPVTNLFSTQFFFSWALVSTYIYFDLRYRIGAAGLFVMFVNLLLIFSILPRDPKLPVLIPSLDTPLFTLHIIFSFTGYAMFAMAFSLGALYLWQRRADSARLPSLTDLRKLNEEAILIGFLCFTVCMVFGGIWAWIAWGTWFSWNIKSLWSFIVWLFYAGMCHAKFVRRWQGTGYALLSIAGFGVVLFTYLGIGLLLESNHPLE from the coding sequence ATGATCAGCTATCAGATCCCCCTGCTCTACCTGGCCCTGGCCTGCTATCTTCTGGCCGGCGCCGGCTATCTGGCGGCCTTCTTCGGCCGGCGGCGCAAGCTGGCGTTCGGGGCGAGAATCCTGGTCGTCACCGGCTGGCTGTCCCAGACCCTCTGTCTGGGGCTGCGCTGGCAGGCGGCGGGTTTTCTGCCGGTGACCAACCTCTTTTCGACCCAGTTCTTCTTCAGCTGGGCGCTGGTCTCCACCTACATCTACTTCGACCTGCGTTACCGCATCGGCGCCGCCGGCCTGTTCGTCATGTTTGTCAATCTGCTGCTGATTTTCAGCATTCTGCCGCGCGACCCGAAGCTGCCGGTGCTCATTCCCAGCCTCGACACGCCGCTGTTCACCCTGCACATCATCTTCTCCTTCACGGGATACGCCATGTTTGCCATGGCCTTCTCCCTCGGCGCCCTCTATCTCTGGCAGCGCCGCGCCGACAGCGCCCGGCTTCCCTCGCTCACCGACCTGCGCAAACTCAACGAGGAGGCCATCCTCATCGGCTTTCTCTGTTTCACCGTCTGCATGGTCTTCGGCGGCATCTGGGCCTGGATCGCCTGGGGAACCTGGTTTTCGTGGAACATCAAGAGCCTCTGGTCGTTCATCGTCTGGCTCTTCTACGCCGGCATGTGCCACGCCAAGTTCGTCCGCCGCTGGCAGGGGACCGGCTACGCGCTGCTCTCCATCGCCGGCTTCGGCGTGGTTCTCTTCACCTACCTCGGCATCGGCCTGCTGCTGGAAAGCAACCATCCCCTGGAGTAG
- a CDS encoding cytochrome c biogenesis protein ResB, translated as MQTAGQRLWNLCCSLKLAIVLASLATLLAIFGSLVIYAHPTVFGDLDQHTLATWWRQTGSRQLEQTWWMPLLGLLALLLAVNTFCCLLEWLRHLRHRWRKLGEYLIHAGFVLVSLGFLVGHLYGFRIDRAQVFEGELFPISPWPGHYLRLERFEPRFGEQGQPLDMYNDLSLLRGEERLVRQVARINHPLQYAGLVVVPLSFGRQAQGFRVFQPGKGNLLLRRGSRLETGTGAVLHVEAFLPDAVKGADGRVRQRSGRLEDPAMLLRLERPDGEIWRGWYWLRSPLPYPLVSAGIRFWPVEPIFASYSLLTINYDPGINLALTGAVLLLAGTALTLVSYYRKRRIGDHPLLD; from the coding sequence ATGCAGACGGCTGGACAAAGACTCTGGAACCTCTGCTGTTCGCTGAAGCTGGCCATCGTGCTGGCCAGCCTGGCCACCCTGCTGGCCATCTTCGGTTCGCTGGTCATCTACGCCCATCCCACCGTCTTCGGCGATCTCGACCAGCACACCCTGGCGACCTGGTGGCGGCAGACCGGCAGCCGGCAGCTGGAGCAGACCTGGTGGATGCCGTTGCTCGGACTGCTCGCTCTGCTGCTGGCGGTGAACACTTTCTGCTGCCTGCTCGAATGGCTGCGCCACCTCCGTCATCGCTGGCGAAAGCTGGGGGAATACCTGATCCATGCCGGCTTCGTCCTGGTCAGCCTCGGCTTCCTCGTCGGCCATCTCTACGGCTTCCGCATCGACCGGGCGCAGGTTTTCGAGGGGGAGCTTTTTCCCATCTCCCCCTGGCCCGGCCACTATCTGCGGCTGGAACGCTTCGAACCGCGCTTCGGCGAGCAGGGACAGCCGCTCGACATGTACAACGATCTCAGTCTGCTGCGCGGAGAGGAACGGCTGGTCCGGCAGGTGGCGCGCATCAACCATCCGCTGCAATACGCGGGGCTGGTGGTCGTCCCCCTCTCCTTCGGCCGTCAGGCGCAAGGCTTCAGGGTCTTCCAGCCAGGCAAGGGGAATCTGCTGCTCAGAAGGGGATCACGTCTCGAAACCGGGACCGGGGCGGTGCTGCACGTGGAGGCCTTTCTGCCCGACGCCGTCAAGGGAGCCGACGGCCGCGTCCGGCAACGAAGCGGGCGACTGGAGGACCCGGCCATGCTGCTGCGACTCGAGCGGCCGGACGGTGAAATCTGGCGCGGCTGGTACTGGCTGCGCTCCCCCCTGCCCTACCCGCTGGTCAGCGCCGGCATCCGCTTCTGGCCGGTGGAGCCGATCTTCGCCAGCTACAGCCTGCTGACCATCAATTACGACCCCGGCATCAATCTCGCCCTGACCGGCGCCGTGCTGCTGCTGGCCGGAACGGCCCTGACCCTCGTCTCCTACTACCGCAAGCGCCGCATCGGCGACCATCCGCTTCTCGACTGA
- a CDS encoding substrate-binding domain-containing protein, which produces MKDQGRRQDDAQVDGEDHLAGAKGAAAENNAGNDGRAAGRGLPAIEELLEQAERLQRKAAGLRRGSGEPLHIGLNTDPGFLQVGAINRRLRHLNAEFNVIFISSETSHAPRLLRQGQLDLAFVYGRPSDPDLCCEPLAEVHFCIVIPPPLLQTRQEPDWEEVASLPWIWAEHSSLPYTAVLHEFTRRRLKPNRAVRAVDEFIVRQLVIEGQGVAVMREDEALPLADDGTVSIWSKGWLRLPLSLIWLARNEKNQLLRLAREAICELWSARPSTAESRPGGFG; this is translated from the coding sequence GTGAAAGACCAGGGCCGTCGCCAGGATGATGCCCAGGTCGATGGCGAAGATCACCTCGCCGGCGCGAAAGGGGCTGCGGCTGAAAACAATGCGGGCAATGATGGTCGAGCCGCCGGCCGAGGCCTGCCCGCCATCGAGGAGCTGCTCGAACAGGCCGAAAGGCTGCAGCGCAAGGCTGCCGGCCTGCGCCGGGGCAGCGGCGAACCGCTGCATATCGGCCTCAACACCGATCCCGGTTTTCTGCAGGTCGGTGCCATCAACCGACGGCTGCGCCACCTCAACGCCGAGTTCAACGTTATCTTCATCAGCAGCGAAACAAGCCACGCGCCCCGACTGCTGCGCCAGGGGCAGCTCGATCTCGCCTTCGTCTATGGGCGACCATCCGATCCCGACCTCTGCTGCGAGCCGCTGGCCGAGGTTCATTTCTGCATCGTCATTCCGCCGCCACTGCTGCAGACCCGACAGGAGCCGGACTGGGAAGAAGTCGCCAGCCTGCCCTGGATCTGGGCGGAGCACAGTTCCCTGCCCTACACCGCCGTGCTGCACGAATTCACGCGCCGCCGCCTGAAGCCGAACCGGGCGGTCAGGGCCGTCGACGAATTCATCGTCCGGCAACTGGTGATCGAAGGCCAGGGGGTGGCGGTGATGCGCGAGGACGAAGCGCTGCCGCTGGCGGATGACGGCACCGTCAGCATCTGGAGCAAGGGCTGGTTGCGCCTGCCCCTGAGCCTGATCTGGCTGGCACGCAATGAAAAGAACCAGCTGTTGCGCCTGGCGCGGGAAGCTATCTGCGAGCTCTGGTCGGCCAGGCCGTCGACCGCCGAATCACGCCCCGGCGGTTTCGGCTGA